From Daphnia magna isolate NIES linkage group LG2, ASM2063170v1.1, whole genome shotgun sequence:
CAGTTCTTTAAATCCATTCATCGGGACACGAGATGTCCCCGTAACGAATTGTAGGACACGAGAACGCATTTCGGGATTGAACGATAAAACCacctgaaaaagaaatgtcaagAATTACGTTTCTATGACgctaataaaataaaaaatacaacaaattaGAGTGGCACTTACTCTCCAGAACCACTGCACCACCATGTGGTTGGCATTGTAATCGCCTTTGTAATTTGTGTGTTCTCTCCAGTCTTTGACGTCGATGGTGCCAATCCCGCACATCAATAATTCGAGTTCATTTTCATCGAAGATCTTAAGCATGGAGAGTGGGATTAAATCCTTGAAACCATCGAGGAAGGCACGCATCTGAGCCTCAACGCGAGACACAAACCTCCACTGGATCACCAAGCTGTTAACGTAAACAGTACGCAACAGTTAATAATTAGTTGAACACGTTATGGAAAGACAagtaattataaaaaaaaaataaatattcgCTTACTTGATGTATTCATGTTTGTTGTCATTGGTGACAGGAATATTCGTTCCGTTGGGTTTTAGCTCTCGCTGAATGGTTTTGCCAAAGCTTTCCTCGTCGACAGCAAAATTAAGATCCAACTCACTCGGATCGTTCTCTTTGATCCAAACAAGTGAGTTGAAATATTCGGTATCAACCGACTCCATATCTTTTAATTCGATGGGCTTTTCCAACATCATTTTGTAAAAGGGGCGAATGAAGAATCCATCAAGCAGTTTGCCGTGGTAAACCGCCATACCAGCTACACGGCCAATAAACTTGAAGTAGGAAAGATGATCTTCGGTACACAGTCCCGACATTGGGTTGATTTGCAACGTGTAGTTGTCCCTGCAGAGAAAATGATAAATGATGACGTCTCGATTGACACTCGTATGCATTACGACTTATTCTAAACTTACATTGCAGAATATTCAAAGAGGCCGTAGTATGGGTTGAACATTTCTTTagagagaaggaaaaaccATTCGCGAGCAACACCACCATAATCGAGTCCGACTTCACCGTCAAATTCCACCCAAAGTTTTGTCTTGAGCAGCTCTGGCCGTGCGACGGTATTGATAATTCGGTACGAGTCTTCCAGAATTGAAGCTCGATGAactttaatttcaaatttgttgggaatgtttgcctgaaggcaaaataaaagaaaattacgaACCGAAAGATAAAAATTCAACAACTACTTATTTTCTAAACAGTTGTCAATTTACTGGTTTCTTAAGTTGCGACTTGAAGAAATCGTATTTCCGCTTATAGTCGCGTGAGTATGGAACAGCCGGGCCAGCAATGTTAGGATTCGACATACGTGGGTCTTCCCACTGGGTAATTCGGGTATCTGCATGTCAAAAACGTTTTACGTCAGCCGTTTCGATTACCACCTGACGGCCACTTTCTACTTACTGTGATCGATGTAGAAGATTCTTCCATCGGAATGGATTCGTTCCTCCCAGCCTTCTGGAAGTGGCCCTAGCGCTTCTTCTTGGAAACTTTTGTTTCCAGGACTCCTGCAAGAATTTAGGTTCATTaaacttgttgttattgttcactatttttccatttttttttttagaaaccCTACGAAAAACGTTTGGACATACTGATTCTGACGAGGTAGTGTCGACGGTCTACCCGATCTTGGGTCCACCCAAGTGGTGGCTCGTTTGTTATGATCGATAAAAAATAGTCGTCCATTCGGAGCAACCTGGACAGTCCAGCCTTATGTTGCCGAACGATTAAAATTATGAGTATTGCTActaatttttcttattattgtttgtttttttcgtaatgttaaatttttaacgTACCTGGGGGTAAGCCATCACTATTAGGCACAACTGCAGGTCTAGTTGGAGTGGAGGACGTACCATTAGCAACCTGTTCTCCCTCAATGGTCTAAAGAATTGAAAAGCACGTCATGAGCAGGGTCAACTCTTTccaaaaaggggaagaaatAGATGCTGGTTTAAAATTTACCGTTACGGAGTGACGAGGTGACGCCGGACTAGGTCTTGGACTTCCGTTAATTTGTACCTCTCTtaactaaaaacaaaacagaaaaaaacaaaaacaaaacaggatCGAGTAAATAAAAACCCGTCACGCTCCATACGACTATATACATTAGATCGCCAATCTACGTCGCATAATCTAGCTGTCTCTACGACTGTAGCAATGCACAGAGAGGATAGGCAAACCTGTTCATCGCCCTCTGCAGTTTCATCCCAATACTCATCGtattcatcatcatcatctagCTCATCATCGTCATCAAAATAATCATCAAGTTCATCATCTTCATACTCATCCTC
This genomic window contains:
- the LOC116915811 gene encoding LOW QUALITY PROTEIN: E3 ubiquitin-protein ligase NEDD4 (The sequence of the model RefSeq protein was modified relative to this genomic sequence to represent the inferred CDS: inserted 1 base in 1 codon) gives rise to the protein MAETRVYGYEPNSGLNNAMPEPTSLLRLRVIAGHNLCKKDIFGASDPYVRIDLVATNGEQVIDSVLTKTKKRTLNPKWDEEFIFRVKPSEHKLVMEVFDENRLTRDDFLGMVELPLVGLPKELPDTSIPRKYYILRPRSARSKVKGHLQLYHAYIPDPNEVSESTVATALPAATEPQSQDPEPGWEMVDSTDGVANATTQSXPLPSGWEERQDANGRTYYVNHIARTTQWERPSIQPAVIQEQQLARERNLETAGSDMQRRYHISDDAHPLQAGLDAAAGIADQEDEYEDDELDDYFDDDDELDDDDEYDEYWDETAEGDEQLREVQINGSPRPSPASPRHSVTTIEGEQVANGTSSTPTRPAVVPNSDGLPPGWTVQVAPNGRLFFIDHNKRATTWVDPRSGRPSTLPRQNQSPGNKSFQEEALGPLPEGWEERIHSDGRIFYIDHNTRITQWEDPRMSNPNIAGPAVPYSRDYKRKYDFFKSQLKKPANIPNKFEIKVHRASILEDSYRIINTVARPELLKTKLWVEFDGEVGLDYGGVAREWFFLLSKEMFNPYYGLFEYSAMDNYTLQINPMSGLCTEDHLSYFKFIGRVAGMAVYHGKLLDGFFIRPFYKMMLEKPIELKDMESVDTEYFNSLVWIKENDPSELDLNFAVDEESFGKTIQRELKPNGTNIPVTNDNKHEYINLVIQWRFVSRVEAQMRAFLDGFKDLIPLSMLKIFDENELELLMCGIGTIDVKDWREHTNYKGDYNANHMVVQWFWRVVLSFNPEMRSRVLQFVTGTSRVPMNGFKELYGSNGPQPFTIEKWGTPNNFPRAHTCFNRLDLPPYESYQQLREKLIKAIEGSEGFAGVD